The Euphorbia lathyris chromosome 3, ddEupLath1.1, whole genome shotgun sequence genome contains a region encoding:
- the LOC136224067 gene encoding chaperone protein dnaJ 8, chloroplastic — MACASVGMIGGNGCAGSSTSWFQMKNRKKKNNNLVKDGVKFFCVSSSSSPSYVADPYKTLRIQPGASESEVKKAFRQLALQYHPDVCRGNNCGVQFTRINEAYDVVMSNLRGEADESQMLQSYEACDEGIDEPLRGMDDPDWDMWEEWMGWEGAGIRDYTSHINPYI, encoded by the exons ATGGCTTGTGCTTCTGTTGGTATGATTGGAGGAAATGGTTGCGCTGGTTCTTCGACGTCTTGGTTTCAGATGAAGAatcggaagaagaagaataataatCTGGTGAAAGACGGAGTCAAGTTTTTCTGTGTTTCTTCTTCGTCTTCACCTTCTTATGTGGCGGATCCTTACAAGACTCTCAGGATCCAGCCTGGTGCATCTGAATCTGAGGTCAAAAAAGCCTTCAGGCAGCTTGCTTTGCAG TATCATCCCGATGTCTGCAGAGGAAACAATTGTGGCGTGCAATTTACCCGGATTAACGAAGCCTATGAT GTAGTGATGAGTAACTTGAGAGGGGAAGCAGATGAATCACAAATGTTGCAGTCATATGAAGCATGTGATGAAGGGATAGATGAGCCATTGAGAGGAATGGACGACCCAGATTGGGACATGTGGGAAGAGTGGATGGGATGGGAAGGAGCTGGGATTCGTGACTATACTTCTCATATTAATCCTTACATTTAA